A region of the Oncorhynchus nerka isolate Pitt River linkage group LG9a, Oner_Uvic_2.0, whole genome shotgun sequence genome:
cctcaactcTGTCTTTTCTCTTTTATATTCTGTCTTTTTTTCCAGCTCTCCCACACTCCTTTCTCCAATGTTGTCTCCTAGCAGAGCTATTTCATTCCTAATATTCTGTCTTTCCATTCAGTAGCCCTGTGCAGAATGAGGGGAGTAATCTTTTATTTAGGATTTTGTCTGCCCATCTCTGcatcctgtctctgtgtctgtgaaaATGATTTGTTAGAAGAATCTAACAGTAGCAACGGTTATCAAAATTAAGGTTTTAAAAACAATTCTAATAGATGCAACAGTTGGGCAATGGATGAAGATACTCCAAACTTTTAGAATTTAAAAAATCCATCAGGTATTGACACATGAAACATTTTACTGGCACAGACAAATATGAATGGAATTCAGGGAAATTCAGGTATTCAATTTATTGTCAAAGTTATTTTTTTATGCGCTCATCTATGCATTTTCTAATGGTATCAggtattttttatattttgtgTTCAACTAAAGGAAATGATATGTGCCTAATTTGTATAAAGACACTGGTGTATTTGTATATATGAACATAAATGGGTGGAACAGGGCTACAACCACCACAACGTCCTATCTACTCTACCTGCACTCGCCTGAGTTGTCTAGACTGCCTAATTAATTACCTTCTCTTTCTTGTGATGTAAGTGTCGAGATGATATGTTAAATCCCAGACAAAGCTTTAGCGTTGAAGTGTCGAGATGATATGTTAAATCCCAGACAAAGCTTTAGCGTTGAAGTGTCGAGATGATATGTTAAATCCCAGACAAAGCTTTAGCGTTGAAGTGTCGAGATGATATGTTAAATCCTAGACAAAGCTTTAGCTTTCTTATAGATGCAACGGAAAGACAATGTATTCCATTGAGCCCATTTCAGACATTACTGTGGtgtgtttgacaggtcattacaaacATTTCCGCAGTCGTAAAGTTAACTGGAAAAAACGACCGGCACAAGCAAGAGTATGAAAGGGTCGCAGGAGTAAAATGAAAGCAATCAATCCAGCAAGAATTTGAGTGACAAGTGGATTTTGTGGccctcaaacacaggaaatagatgaCTGAAAAAGCCAGATCCTCAGGTGGGCGGGGCATGCTAGTTACTTAAAGTGGGTAAAAAAATACTTCAGAAACCTGTATTGTTCAATCAGTAATGCTGCagatgtgtgtttgtttgcttcAGTAAGTGTTGTCTGTAAAAGTCATTTACAAGCCAACTTAGCAGAGAGCTGGACAGATGCAGGCAGGGTGGGGCAGCTTTTATACCCATTGCAATATTCCATCTGCGATACTCACATTCAAATTGTGCAATTGTCTGTGCTTATGAAAAAGCCTGCTGTTTTTTGGGGAGAAGCTTAATTACACTTGCTAATCATGCTTGAGGCACATCATTATATCAATGTGCCATGCAGAGGTGAAGTGAGGCTGGTGTGGCTTTGACTCTGGGCCTGGCTGCTTCCTGATACATGTCTGAGATGGGAGGTCAGATAGGCTACTAGGCCACAAACAACATTAACCCACAGGACTGATCACAAGCCCAGGTTCAAAACCAGAGAGCGAAGGGATTTCTTTGTAAGTTTCTTTTCACATCGTTGTTTCCCAGGGTGTAGAGAATGTGAGGGGGTTAACTGGAAAGACACTGGTCAGAGACACTCTTTCTCTACCCCACTTGAAATGTGAATATACATTAAGCGTACAAAACCTGCTGCtcgttccatgacagactgaccaggtgaatccagaggaaagttatgatcccttattggtgtcacttaaatccacttcaatcagtgtagatgaaggggaggagacaggttaaagaaggattttcaagccttgagacaattgagacatggattgtgtatgtgtgccgttccgagggtgaatgggcaagacaagcgatttaagtgcctttgaatggggtatggtactagatgccaggcgcaccggtttgagtgtgtcaagaactgcaacactgctgggtttttcacactcaacagtttcccgtgtgcatcaataatggttcaccacccaaaggacatccagccaccttgacacaactgtgggaagccaaccttgtggagtccatgccccgacgaattgaggctgttatgagggcaaaagggggtgcaactcaatattaggacgttcctaatgttttgtacactcagtgtatatcttgAAGTCTTTAGCTGTTTTTTGCAGATGGTTACTAGTAGGTCTAATGGAGGTGCAGACTCAATGTCCAAAGCTTAGCGTTACCCTGAGCTACCATAAGATCTGATGCCATTCTCCCCACTCTGTCACTATGATGAATGAAGATGTCTCTGAAGCACTGGCTATGTGAGCTCAATACACAAGGGTGTCAGGGGAACATAtggagaaggagggtgggggtgtgtgtgtgtttgtttgtgtgttttaaCAAAGACACACTGTAAGATATTTTGTATGTACAATCAATACGTGTCCCACAGTATAATTCCATGTCACTATTAGTAGAAGTCCCTCTTCACAGGGTAAGGCTGACCTCTGGCAgctgagtgtctctctctctctctctctctctctctctctctctctctctctctctctctctctccgaggaaATGTTATCAAATCTGACTCACTGAGATATGATGCTGTTGGATATATTATGGTTCCACTCTTCCAGATCATAGCATGTAAAGAACCAGTCTGTGAGGAAATGTAAAGAGAAACTTATTACAGTAACTCACACAGACACCCATTTCATAAGTGTGTTGTTTTAGAGCTCCAGGGCGGTGGAGGGAACTGAAAGTGTGTGTTGGTGTCAGTGTGTGCCTGTTCCACTTcccaggcatacacacacacacagtggaaacACTATTAGTAGCTACACTAGTGATAGCTGGGCCATGGCTCacttccctctgtttctctcagtACGGATGCATGTGGAAACCTGTGGAAACACACAGAGCGGTGACATGAGTAGGCTCTCATTATTCAttgtatgtttctctctctctctatcatattAGTGCTGGTTTCCAGCAGCAGCCCCAGATGTATAGGCAGATGGGCAACTGGACAGGTTCTGTGTTGTGAAGATGTGGGCCTGGAACGGAGCCAGTGTGTTCCTTCCCCAAACTTTTGTTGTCTCAGTATTTTTCATTTTCCCCATAGGCTAGTTCTGTGTTGTTTAATGTACGTGGCCCTTGTTGTTTCCTCCATGTGGTTTCTTTGTCTTTCAGCCTCTTATCTCTTTGTTTCTTCCCTTGCTCTCCTTCTATTTTCTTTCCCATTCTCTCGACTTCCTGCTATCTCTCCCCCTCACGCACAccctcactcaatctctctctccctcgctctcactCCCTATCTTCTTCTCCCctcgtctctctatctctctctcattctcacagCATTCCCAACTGCTGATGATTGTTCAAGGTTTTCAAGGTTTGCCCTTTCCTGTTATTTAGGGGAGAATATTATGCTCTATACTATTAGGATTGGCATGTgttcatatagtgtgtgtgtgtgtgtgtgtgtgtgtgtgtgtgtgtgtgtgtgtgtgtgtgtgtgtgtgtgtgtgtgtgtgtgtgtgtgtgtgtgtgtgtgtgtgtgtgtaacaaagACACACAgtaagatacagtatgttgtatgTACAGTCAGTACATGTCCCACAGCATAATTCCATGTCACTGCTAGTAGATGTCCCTCCTCACGAGGTAAAGTTGACCCCTGGTAGCTGAGTCTCTCACTGAGGGAATGTTATCAAATCAGACTATCACTGATCTATCACTAGTGTGTGTTGTGACAGTAGTACTCTGTCAGGGATATTGATCTGTTGTTTCTGACTTAAAGAGAAGCATGGTCATATAAGCGTACCTGGCTCATTACTAAGATCAGCCGGAGTCGGACCACTGACTACCTAAGCACACAACTAAGCACACACTGACTACCTAAGCTCAGCCCGCAGGTACTTTGCCGCACTGTTTCTGAATACAGCCTGAAATAAATCTGGAAGTTCAATAGTTAATGTCTTCCCTTGCtgtttttccttttcctctctctctcgctccctccctctctctccctatcttcttTCCTTTCTCTTCATTCCCCTCGCTCTCACCCCCCTCGCTCTCCTTCATTctgcactccccctctctctctctctctcttgctgatgGACTCTTCTTTTTATTTTcacactccaccatctcccttttttcttatttttctcttcttctttcctctagccctccctcccccttctctttctttcACTGCATTTTCTttcagccctccctctctctatctctcttccccatccccaccccctctcgaacactccccctccctcctctattttcttttctctttcattctttctttctctttcttttacCACATCCTTTCTTATGCTTtgctctccctcccccagtctctcctatcccttcttcctcctttTTTGCTGCATTCtgttcttccctccccctcccccatccctctttcctctctctctttttctttctgtctctctaacccccttcctccctcctctctgtctcactccctctccctctttcttccttattctctctcccccatgtctgtctcactccctccctctctttcctgactgcttttctctcctttctcctctttcgTTTGTCACTCATTTTTCTACTGACTGTCAGACATGGTACACTTAAAACTGTCTCACTTTTAATATATTTAATTTAAGAAATAAAGCCAACAAACTACATGTTCTCTAGAAAGTAAATATTTTTGCATATCTCAGTCACTATTTTTGTGACAGTTAGCCACTGACAGACACACCTACACCcatactgtgtctgtgtgtgtgtctgtgcgcgcacacacacagaggagcaaCTGATTAGAtgttataattgtttgtgtgttggaGTATGCTTGCAAAAGGAAATGCAAAGTATGAGTGTGATAAGAGAAGCTAGGGTTTCTGTGTGCCTTAAAGACAAATGTGTGTTGAAGGGTCATGCTGAATTGTGtgtggtgagaaagagagagaaaatgtgtgtgctgtatgtatgtgtgtttgtcggtgtgtgtgtgtgtatgtgtgtgtgtgtatgtgtgagtgagtgaggggggaaagagagagagaatgaaaaaggagagggggagagagaaagagaagtgagATGTAGGAAggaaggggtagggagggagagagagaaagaaagaaagaaatggggtgattgtgtgtgtgtgtgtgtgtgtgtgtgtgtgtgtgtgtgtgtgtgtgtgtgtgtgtgtgtgtgtgtgtgtgtgtgtgtgtgtggagggggcaggggagggggcaggggaggCGGCAGGGGAGGAGGGGCCGGCACAGTCAGTTCTGATAACAGCAACAGTAGGAGGAGGATGAGTCGTGGGACCGCCCCACTCTCCCACAGATATAAATAGGAGCTGGATTTTTTTACTCCACTCAGTTCTCGTGAAGGATGAGATCCCTGAAACACCTCAAACATCACACCAGGAACAATGTGGTGAGTTGTTAGCCTATCCTCTGAGACCGTGATTACAATACTAGTTCagatagtggggttgttttaaaGGTGGTTACACTGTGTATGTCTAAGTCAAAGGAGATTACTTTTCTACATAGAGTACTGCAGCAATAACATATTTTACAGATAAGACTAGACTACTAactattctctgtctctcacacattTGCTAGGCTATTGTTAATAATTTGGTTCTCATTGTTTGACATTTTGTCTTAAACCTTACATACAACTTAAAATGAATAACTATGGATTCTTGCAATTACTATCTtgcctttctgtttctctgttattTGTCTTTCATTTCTCCTGCCTTTCATTTTGTCGTGTttttctccttccttccccctctctacctcccctcctttctctctttctctcactcactcactctgtctctatctgtctctttcactccccccacacccctccctctccttttcctttctctccctcttcccttctctctcacaTGCTCACTCAatctctcccttcacctccctcctcttccctccctcccttctctttctttatctttcagcccctccatctcatttctctccctccctccctcccgccactCCTCCCCcgcccacatctccctctctcttcctccctctccttctttctctctcacacacagagacacacacacaaacacagagagagagagagagagatagatacacacctcactcactctgttcctctctcacaaacacacagtttGTCCTTGTCTGACTACTTTAAAAGCAGTAATTATAAATGACGTGGTTATCAGGGCATCCAGGTCTACTcaactctttccttctctctctctccatctctctctctctctctctctctctcttgtgcgctctctctctctcctttttcccatctctccatcctctgtctctttcttcagTATTGTATTATGAAAGGTAGCAGCTCATGATGTGTGGTATTGTATGACCTAGACTAAGGTGTAGGCCTATAAAGAGACAGGTTTTTCTCATTCATTTTCCCTTCACTTCACCAGGTTTGTAGGAAACAACTGAAAGTATCGGGGTGTCTAGTGACTTGTCATGTATCATAGAGCTGAGGCTTGGTCATGCCAGCATTCCGCTTTCTTCTAGTTTTACCTTTTCAAACATCTAGAGGGCAAACGCAATCATTTGTAGTGTGTCATGCTGCATTTCAGTTTAAACCACAACATTACTCTTATGTATAAGTCTTGAATATCGAAAGATTTGAGAGTTCTCCTCTCAATCATATTTCTGTCATGGTTATAACTGAGTCTGTCAGGTGTGCAAGGCAGACAGCTAGGCTTGCTCCTCATGAATGGGACTGGTAGATAGCCCCAACCTTCAACCCAGTGATGATGAATCCAGCATGTTCAGCCTGGCCAGGGCCACTCTGGACTCCACAGGAAGCTCTGTGGACAGGCCACGGAagtccacttcctggttggaccTGCATCCCATTTCTGTTCCTTATTATTTTAAAGGATGTCAAGGAAGGAAGCGGGGCTCAGGCACAGACCGGCCTTATCTCCTCCATCTAATGTGCTCTACTGGATTCAGAGCCAAGAAGCCCGGTGTTGTCAGAATGCGGCTGACTGTCTCTAGCAGGCTAACACTGTCTGGAAAACATTCTTGTAACAGTGGAGTTGTAGGGAAGGAGGGTTGCATAACAAACAAATGTCAGACCACTTCAGGGATCTTAAGGGCTATCCTTAATCATTATtcccaccacacacacctaccaTTGATTTCTTAGGAATCCATATCACTTAGAGAGATCTGTTGGTCAGTCCTTGTAGTTCAGCAATATGTGTAAGCAATGTGTCTTATGTTATAAAGCAATCTCACAATGCTGAATACATGTCCTTGTGTGATGTGGGCTGCTGCTGTGTGCTGACCTgatcagtgctgtgtgtgtgttctgtcaggaggaggagagtggcCGTCTGGTGCGGTGCTACCCCAAGGTGATGGAAGGCCAGGTGGatgcaggaacacagacagatccCGTGGTGGTGCTGTCTCTAGCCCAGGCTGCTGTCCTGGGCCTCATCTCCCAGAATGAGATCTTTGGAGCCACCATCGCCCCCAATGGATTCTACATGGGCGAGCCCAGGGAGTATGGCaggacccctcctcctccagagGGCATGGAGTATGAGTACGCTGACCAGCTGATTGGGGCCAACGGGGACTACCTGGCTGAGCCTGTAGGGGAGTCGGAGCCCCACAGGAATGAGAGGAGGCGCCCCGGGCCCAGAGGGAGAACCAGGGGGCCCAGGAATGAAGGAGGAGCACCAGGGGAGCATCACAAAGTCCCCAGCATACAGACTCAGGtcaaaggggagaggggagagtctGAAACCCCTCCGTCCTGCATCCATATGGCAAAGAGCCCTAGCAGCCCAGGCAAGATGGAGGAGCCAGCCACTCACAGAGGGCCTCTGAAGGTGGAGCAGAGCTGTGGtaactgtgctgtgtgtgtgaaagagacgTCCAGTCAGACCAAGACAGACACTcggccagaggagaggagagggagaggaggagaggggcaaGAAGAGGAGTTAGCTGAGGAGGACGGAGTGTTGAACCTCAAGACTGGAGGAGATAGGGGAGACAGTCCCAATCCCATCATGAACCACTACTTTGAGTCCAGCGAGGTGGCCTATGAGTCTGCTGACGTGGCCGTGGGGGACTATGACGAGAGCAGCCAGGGCATGCTGTGGGCTGCAGACGCCGAGGGGATAGCCAGGCGCATGCAGATCGACCGGCTGGACATCAACGTCCAGATAGATGAGTCCTACTGCGTGGATGTGGGAGAAGGCCTGAAGAGATGGAAGTGCCGCATGTGTGAGAAGTCTTATACCTCCAAGTACAACCTGGTCACCCACATCCTGGGCCACAACGGCATCAAGCCCCACGAGTGCCTGCACTGTGGCAAGCTGTTCAAGCAGCCCAGCCacctccagacccacctgctcacccaCCAGGGCACCCGGCCACACAAGTGCACCGTGTGTAAGAAGGCCTTCACCCAGACCAGCCACCTGAAGAGGCACATGCTGCAGCACTCCGACATCAAGCCTTACAGTTGCCGCTTCTGTGGGCGAGGCTTCGCCTACCCCAGTGAGCTCCGGTCCCACGAGAACAAGCATGAGAACGGCCACTGCCACTTGTGTTCCCAGTGTGGTATGGAGTTCCCCACCCACGCCCACCTGAAGCGCCACCAGACCAGCCACCAGGGCCCCACCACTTACCAGTGTACCGAGTGCAACAAGTCCTTTGCCTACCGCAGCCAGCTGCAGAACCACCTCATGAAGCACCAGAACGTAAGGCCCTACGTCTGCCCCGAGTGTGGCATGGAGTTTGTCCAGATCCATCACCTCAAGCAGCATGCCCTCACTCATAAGGTACTAATACCGCAAGCCTTTGCTGACCAGGTACTGAAACTCCACTGACTTTTGATGGTCCATATATTCCACTATGCTCTAGGTCATCAAGTAGTCTGCTTCTAATTAATCACATACCCCTTGATTAATGTGATAAACACTAAGATAAGGGCAGTAGTGTGTTGCTCAATATTCCCATAAATTCAGACTTTAAGAGGCAGAAGCAAATGGGGTTAGGT
Encoded here:
- the LOC115134226 gene encoding zinc finger protein 710 isoform X1, which gives rise to MRSLKHLKHHTRNNVEEESGRLVRCYPKVMEGQVDAGTQTDPVVVLSLAQAAVLGLISQNEIFGATIAPNGFYMGEPREYGRTPPPPEGMEYEYADQLIGANGDYLAEPVGESEPHRNERRRPGPRGRTRGPRNEGGAPGEHHKVPSIQTQVKGERGESETPPSCIHMAKSPSSPGKMEEPATHRGPLKVEQSCGNCAVCVKETSSQTKTDTRPEERRGRGGEGQEEELAEEDGVLNLKTGGDRGDSPNPIMNHYFESSEVAYESADVAVGDYDESSQGMLWAADAEGIARRMQIDRLDINVQIDESYCVDVGEGLKRWKCRMCEKSYTSKYNLVTHILGHNGIKPHECLHCGKLFKQPSHLQTHLLTHQGTRPHKCTVCKKAFTQTSHLKRHMLQHSDIKPYSCRFCGRGFAYPSELRSHENKHENGHCHLCSQCGMEFPTHAHLKRHQTSHQGPTTYQCTECNKSFAYRSQLQNHLMKHQNVRPYVCPECGMEFVQIHHLKQHALTHKGMKEFKCEVCAREFTLSANLKRHMLIHASIRPFQCHVCFKTFIQKQTLKTHMIVHLPVKPFKCKVCGKSFNRMYNLLGHMHLHAGSKPFKCPYCSSKFNLKGNLSRHMKVKHGVLDASPDGREAPPDIENQEDYNEENLEFSERENLASINTPDIAKLSELDYYSSYTKGAGRYNTA
- the LOC115134226 gene encoding zinc finger protein 710 isoform X2 — its product is MRSLKHLKHHTRNNVEEESGRLVRCYPKVMEGQVDAGTQTDPVVVLSLAQAAVLGLISQNEIFGATIAPNGFYMGEPREYGRTPPPPEGMEYEYADQLIGANGDYLAEPVGESEPHRNERRRPGPRGRTRGPRNEGGAPGEHHKVPSIQTQVKGERGESETPPSCIHMAKSPSSPGKMEEPATHRGPLKVEQSCGNCAVCVKETSSQTKTDTRPEERRGRGGEGQEEELAEEDGVLNLKTGGDRGDSPNPIMNHYFESSEVAYESADVAVGDYDESSQGMLWAADAEGIARRMQIDRLDINVQIDESYCVDVGEGLKRWKCRMCEKSYTSKYNLVTHILGHNGIKPHECLHCGKLFKQPSHLQTHLLTHQGTRPHKCTVCKKAFTQTSHLKRHMLQHSDIKPYSCRFCGRGFAYPSELRSHENKHENGHCHLCSQCGMEFPTHAHLKRHQTSHQGPTTYQCTECNKSFAYRSQLQNHLMKHQNVRPYVCPECGMEFVQIHHLKQHALTHKGMKEFKCEVCAREFTLSANLKRHMLIHASIRPFQCHVCFKTFIQKQTLKTHMIVHLPVKPFKCKVCGKSFNRMYNLLGHMHLHAGSKPFKCPYCSSKFNLKGNLSRHMKVKHGVLDASPDGRAPPDIENQEDYNEENLEFSERENLASINTPDIAKLSELDYYSSYTKGAGRYNTA